The following coding sequences are from one Megamonas funiformis window:
- a CDS encoding baseplate J/gp47 family protein, whose translation MYKARDQKDILQEMINSSRAKTGLFEGTFQYDALASNSIEFAKAEVELEELNKVAFADTSYGEYLTMLAKQYGVIRKEATKAIGVLTVKGTGTVYAGATFATESGIQFVATENTDIKENGQINIEAVTAGVIGNVDAETINVISMSIPGINSVINSEPTMGGYDEETDAELLDRYLFKVRNPATSGNKNNYELWAREIEGVGGARCIPLWNGNGTVKVVIIDANLNVADETLLNKVRAYLEEEKPIGADLTVVSATAVNVKIAANIYGSVNKDEFKEKVDTYFKEIGFNRGYVSVAHIGKTLLECSGVIDYDSLTLNGEAKNIPLTEEQLPILENEVDFNVIST comes from the coding sequence ATGTATAAGGCAAGAGACCAAAAAGATATATTGCAGGAAATGATAAATAGCTCAAGGGCAAAGACTGGGCTGTTTGAAGGAACGTTCCAGTATGATGCACTCGCCAGCAACTCAATCGAGTTTGCCAAAGCTGAAGTTGAACTTGAGGAATTAAATAAAGTTGCCTTTGCAGATACCTCATACGGTGAATATTTGACCATGTTGGCTAAACAGTACGGCGTTATCCGTAAAGAAGCTACCAAAGCTATAGGTGTTTTGACCGTAAAAGGCACGGGCACGGTTTATGCAGGAGCTACCTTTGCAACAGAAAGCGGTATCCAGTTTGTAGCTACGGAAAATACGGATATAAAAGAAAATGGACAGATAAATATTGAAGCTGTAACTGCCGGAGTTATCGGCAATGTAGATGCTGAAACTATAAATGTTATTTCCATGTCTATTCCCGGTATAAACAGTGTGATAAATTCCGAACCGACAATGGGCGGTTATGACGAAGAAACGGATGCTGAATTACTCGACAGGTATTTGTTTAAAGTCAGAAATCCAGCGACAAGCGGCAATAAAAATAATTATGAACTTTGGGCACGCGAGATTGAAGGCGTAGGTGGTGCAAGATGTATTCCTCTTTGGAATGGCAACGGTACAGTCAAGGTGGTTATAATTGACGCAAATCTGAACGTTGCTGATGAAACACTGCTAAATAAAGTCCGTGCCTACCTTGAAGAAGAAAAACCGATCGGCGCAGATTTAACCGTAGTATCAGCAACTGCCGTGAATGTAAAAATAGCAGCCAATATTTACGGCAGCGTAAATAAGGATGAATTCAAAGAAAAGGTTGATACGTATTTTAAAGAAATAGGCTTTAATCGTGGTTACGTATCCGTTGCTCATATCGGCAAAACACTTTTAGAGTGCAGTGGCGTTATTGACTATGACAGTCTGACTTTAAACGGTGAGGCAAAAAACATACCTCTCACTGAAGAACAGTTGCCAATTTTAGAAAATGAGGTGGATTTTAATGTTATTTCTACTTAG